A region from the Strix uralensis isolate ZFMK-TIS-50842 chromosome 24, bStrUra1, whole genome shotgun sequence genome encodes:
- the PRELP gene encoding prolargin, producing MKVAFRLLLPLVLVLISEVSGQRRKPPRKPTRPPPEFIEPVEPTELPPPLPPGPPSIFPDCPRECYCPPDFPSALYCDSRNLRKVPIIPSRIHYLYLQNNFIDDLPEESFRNATELKWVNLDNNRIRKVDRRVLEKLENLIFLYMEKNQLKEVPSFLPPNLEQLRLSRNQISKIPAGVFNKLENLVLLDLHHNKLSDGVFNKNTFKGLKNLMQLNLAHNILRKMPPGVPSAIHQLFLDRNNIEDIPSDYFKEFPNLAFIRLNYNQISDKGLPKNSFNLTNLLVLHLAHNKLTNVPFISPKLEHLYLNNNSIEKINGTQICPTSLVSIHDFSPSDLDSVPRLRYLRLDGNLLKPPIPLDLMMCFRLLQSVVF from the exons ATGAAGGTGGCCTTCAGATTGCTTCTCCCACTTGTTCTTGTGCTGATCTCGGAGGTGAGCGGGCAGCGGAGGAAGCCTCCAAGGAAACCCACCCGCCCGCCTCCTGAGTTCATCGAGCCCGTCGAGCCCACAGAGCTGCCTCCACCCCTACCACCAGGTCCCCCCTCCATCTTTCCCGACTGCCCCCGAGAATGCTACTGCCCACCAGACTTCCCCTCTGCCCTCTACTGTGACAGCCGCAACCTGCGGAAGGTCCCCATCATCCCGTCCCGCATCCACTACCTCTACCTCCAGAACAACTTCATTGATGATCTCCCGGAGGAGTCCTTCAGGAATGCCACAGAGCTGAAATGGGTCAACCTAGACAACAATCGCATCCGGAAGGTGGACAGGCGGGTCCTGGAGAAGCTGGAAAACCTCATCTTCCTCTACATGGAGAAGAACCAGCTCAAGGAGGTGCCTTCCTTCCTGCCACCCAACCTGGAGCAGCTGCGTCTGAGCAGGAACCAGATCTCCAAGATCCCTGCTGGGGTCTTCAACAAGCTGGAGAACCTGGTGCTCTTGGATCTGCACCACAACAAGCTAAGCGATGGGGTCTTCAACAAAAACACCTTCAAGGGACTCAAGAACCTCATGCAACTCAACCTTGCCCACAACATCCTGAGGAAAATGCCCCCTGGGGTGCCCAGTGCCATTCACCAGCTCTTCCTGGACAGGAACAACATTGAGGATATCCCCAGTGACTACTTCAAGGAGTTCCCCAACCTGGCATTCATCCGGCTCAACTACAACCAGATCTCTGACAAGGGGCTCCCCAAGAACTCCTTCAACCTCACCAACTTGCTGGTGTTGCACCTGGCCCACAACAAGCTCACCAACGTCCCTTTCATCAGCCCCAAGCTGGAGCACCTCTACCTGAATAACAACTCTATTGAAA aAATCAACGGGACGCAGATCTGCCCCACCTCACTGGTGTCCATCCACGATTTCTCCCCCTCCGACCTGGATAGTGTGCCCCGGCTCCGGTACCTGCGGCTGGATGGGAACCTCCTGAAACCTCCCATCCCCTTGGACCTGATGATGTGTTTCCGTCTCCTGCAGTCCGTGGTTTTCTAG
- the OPTC gene encoding opticin, whose product MRTLAWLGIASLCLGAAWAVPAKEERRKAEKPKADLVLYENLDLDNYDLTLDNYGEILDLNNYEELYDYGDLAPKIEVGTLAPRPKDPVALPDLGPTAETPKLQPPTTASPIHPAPVPAQGLPSCLFCLCISTSVYCDDVDLEHIPPLPPETTYLYARFNRIGTIRASDFTGLKNLKRIDLTSNFISWADADAFRLLPSLQELILPENRLTALPELPGSIVRLDARLNRIPSTGLRPHAFRDLKQLQFLHLSDNQLDYIPVPLPENLRSLHLQNNNIQTMHENTFCNSQDHSQIRRVLEDIRLDGNPINLSLFPNAYFCLPRLPTGRFF is encoded by the exons ATGCGGACTCTGGCCTGGCTGGGCATCGCCAGCCTGTGTCTGGGGGCAGCTTGGGCTGTCCCagccaaggaggagaggaggaaggcagagaagcCAAAAGCTGATCTGGTACTCTATGAAAACCTGGACCTGGACAACTATGACCTGACGTTGGACAACTATGGGGAGATCCTTGACCTGAACAACTATGAGGAGCTCTACGACTATGGTGACCTTGCTCCGAAG ATTGAGGTCGGCACCCTGGCTCCTCGCCCCAAGGACCCTGTGGCTCTCCCAGACCTGGGCCCCACGGCTGAAACCCCAAAGCTGCAGCCTCCGACCACCGCCAGCCCCATCCACCCAGCGCCCGTCCCCGCGCAGG GCCTGCCCAGCTGCCTGTTCTGCCTGTGCATCAGCACCTCCGTCTACTGCGACGACGTCGACCTGGAGCACatcccgccgctgccgccggagACCACCTACCTCTACGCCCGCTTCAACCGCATCGGCACGATCCGGGCCAGCGATTTCACAGGGCTGA aAAATCTAAAGCGAATAGACCTGACCAGCAATTTCATCTCCTGGGCAGATGCAGACGCCTTCCgcctgctccccagcctgcaggaGCTCATCCTGCCCGAGAACAGGCTGACGGCGCTGCCCGAGCTGCCCGGCAGCATCGTCCGGCTGGATGCCCGTCTCAACAGGATCCCCAGCACCGGCCTCCGGCCCCATGCTTTCCGg GACCTGAAGCAGCTGCAGTTTCTCCATCTGTCTGATAACCAGCTGGACTATATCCCAGTGCCCCTGCCCGAGAACCTGCGCTCCCTGCACCTCCAG AACAACAACATCCAGACCATGCATGAGAACACCTTCTGCAACAGCCAAGACCACAGCCAGATCCGCAGGGTGCTGGAGGACATCCGCCTCGACGGCAACCCCATCAACCTCAGCCTCTTCCCCAACGCCTACTTCTGCCTGCCCCGCCTGCCCACGGGCCGCTTCTTCTGA